A window of the Euzebya pacifica genome harbors these coding sequences:
- a CDS encoding type IV pilus twitching motility protein PilT, producing MHIRDYLQLLVDKDGSDLHLKAGGPAYVRIDGELSEIHDLPWLYSEDTERFAREVLDGRALDHFESGAEADCAYAVHGLGRFRVAVFRQRGSTGLVLRRVLPGNQSFDELGLPPVCRAMAEEHRGLVLVTGPTGSGKTTTTAAMIGHINATRRSHIVTIEDPIEILHQDNLSIVDQREIGVDTDDFTSALRSVARQDPDVIFIGEMRDVETVTAALQAAETGHFVISTLHTTNATETINRILDLFPPHQQHQARLSLANALKGIMCQRLLPRVGGGRVAAIEALVMTSRVYDFIADPDKTSEIEEAISEGAYYGMQTFDQHLLNLYATKQVTLRDAMTAATNPHDFKIAVRAAGLEG from the coding sequence ATGCACATCAGGGATTACCTGCAGCTCCTTGTCGACAAGGACGGTTCCGACCTGCACCTGAAGGCCGGTGGGCCTGCCTACGTTCGCATCGATGGCGAGCTGAGCGAGATCCACGACCTGCCGTGGCTGTACTCCGAGGACACCGAACGCTTCGCGCGTGAGGTGCTCGACGGCCGTGCGCTGGACCACTTCGAGAGCGGTGCGGAGGCCGACTGCGCCTACGCCGTGCACGGCCTCGGACGCTTTCGCGTGGCGGTGTTCCGCCAGCGCGGATCGACCGGGCTCGTGCTCCGTCGCGTGCTGCCCGGCAACCAGTCGTTCGACGAGCTCGGCCTGCCGCCGGTGTGTCGTGCGATGGCGGAGGAGCACCGCGGGCTGGTCCTGGTCACCGGCCCGACGGGATCGGGCAAGACGACGACGACGGCGGCCATGATCGGGCACATCAACGCCACGCGCCGCTCGCACATCGTCACCATCGAGGATCCGATCGAGATCCTGCACCAGGACAACCTGTCGATCGTCGACCAGCGCGAGATCGGCGTGGACACCGACGACTTCACCAGCGCCCTGCGTTCCGTCGCCCGTCAGGACCCCGATGTCATCTTCATCGGTGAGATGCGCGACGTGGAGACGGTGACCGCGGCGCTGCAGGCGGCGGAGACCGGCCACTTCGTGATCTCCACCCTGCACACGACCAACGCCACGGAGACCATCAACCGCATCCTCGACCTCTTCCCGCCGCACCAGCAGCACCAGGCCCGCCTGTCGCTCGCCAACGCGCTGAAGGGGATCATGTGCCAGCGGCTGCTGCCCCGTGTCGGTGGTGGCCGGGTCGCCGCGATCGAGGCCCTGGTGATGACCAGCCGTGTGTACGACTTCATCGCCGACCCCGACAAGACCTCCGAGATCGAGGAAGCCATCTCCGAAGGTGCCTACTACGGCATGCAGACCTTCGACCAGCACCTGCTGAACCTCTACGCGACCAAGCAGGTGACCCTGCGGGACGCGATGACCGCGGCCACCAACCCCCACGACTTCAAGATCGCCGTCCGCGCTGCGGGCCTCGAGGGCTGA
- a CDS encoding CRTAC1 family protein: MTLSMRSWMLVFVVLALVAAACGGDDDPDGGASEDAATESAEDDAGEEPADDPSPGEGSDDGDDAAMGDEGRAPTLEALEGEPVSMGDAGNGGLRPAGDTADAEGSVTFTDVAGDPAMGLTYARQPAPRYAQALELWQAATPETPATMMESALWPARPQGTPGVALLDVDNDGDLDIYVTNAAGTANSLFVNQLADSGTMSFVDNAVAAGADLTAEEGHGVCAGDVEDDGDTDIFVTSHGFPNRLLRNNGDGTFAVSPGTPQAPSLGGSSCAMGDVNGDGLLDIAVGHAWDFSNALALVAIPFEQNLPNELLVQQADGTFVDEAGARGMLDLAGVPDGAATITWGLTMVDFDADGDLDIIQADDQGALPSNKYDGVDRGYLQVLTNDGTGTFTAIDAGTLTAGTWMGVSVADFDCNQTLDVFGSNFGDYGIPALGEPYELGDYATRWLLGDGGGKFDDPGIGDLGTTHFAWGGVSEDFDNDGDPDLVFQGGLDLSLFVELSNPGTYLVNEGCTADFALQQGAFDVNHQAREVTGTAAGDLDGDGFVDVVTVANYVVPDEYPVFPLMTEYGLDTDGTGFFTSRFTPTEEGTFVYNGVEFAPGTLTVEINSGNGNAGLSVDAVGSAGITAGARTSSTGIGAIVTVIGADGTTFTKPVMGGTGYLSSDSPTIHAGLGNGSTATVEILWPGGTRNRYYDVAAGSFVAPEIPCSYDNTEKSVTEYTSCVSGALADLADAGVIDDATSDRLLEDALRAREEG; the protein is encoded by the coding sequence ATGACCCTGTCCATGCGTTCGTGGATGCTCGTGTTCGTGGTGCTCGCGCTGGTCGCGGCCGCGTGCGGCGGCGACGACGACCCCGACGGCGGCGCCAGCGAGGATGCCGCCACCGAGTCCGCCGAGGACGACGCGGGGGAGGAACCCGCCGATGACCCGTCCCCGGGGGAGGGATCGGACGACGGTGACGACGCCGCGATGGGCGACGAGGGCCGGGCCCCCACGCTCGAGGCGCTCGAGGGCGAACCCGTGTCGATGGGCGATGCCGGCAACGGTGGCCTGCGGCCGGCGGGCGACACGGCCGATGCCGAGGGGTCGGTGACGTTCACCGACGTGGCGGGGGACCCGGCGATGGGGTTGACCTACGCCCGCCAGCCCGCGCCCCGCTACGCCCAGGCGCTGGAGCTGTGGCAGGCCGCCACGCCCGAGACACCGGCGACGATGATGGAGTCGGCGCTGTGGCCGGCACGTCCACAGGGCACGCCCGGTGTGGCGCTGCTGGACGTGGACAACGACGGTGACCTCGACATCTACGTCACCAACGCGGCCGGAACCGCCAACTCCCTGTTCGTCAATCAGCTGGCCGACAGCGGCACCATGTCCTTCGTCGACAACGCCGTCGCTGCCGGAGCCGACCTGACCGCCGAGGAGGGCCACGGGGTCTGCGCCGGCGACGTCGAGGACGACGGCGACACCGACATCTTCGTCACCTCCCACGGGTTCCCCAACCGGCTGCTGCGCAACAACGGCGACGGCACGTTCGCGGTCTCGCCCGGCACCCCACAGGCGCCCTCCCTCGGGGGCAGCTCGTGCGCGATGGGTGACGTCAACGGCGACGGGCTGCTGGACATCGCCGTCGGCCACGCCTGGGATTTCTCCAACGCCCTGGCCCTGGTCGCCATCCCCTTCGAGCAGAACCTGCCCAACGAGCTGCTCGTCCAGCAGGCCGACGGGACGTTCGTCGACGAGGCGGGCGCGCGCGGCATGCTCGACCTGGCCGGCGTGCCCGATGGTGCAGCCACCATCACCTGGGGCCTGACGATGGTCGACTTCGACGCCGACGGCGACCTCGACATCATCCAGGCCGACGACCAGGGTGCGCTGCCGTCCAACAAGTACGACGGCGTGGACCGCGGGTACCTGCAGGTGCTGACCAACGACGGCACGGGCACGTTCACCGCCATCGACGCCGGCACGCTGACGGCGGGCACGTGGATGGGGGTCTCCGTCGCCGACTTCGACTGCAACCAGACCCTCGACGTGTTCGGGTCCAACTTCGGCGACTACGGCATCCCGGCCCTCGGCGAGCCCTACGAGCTGGGTGACTACGCGACCCGCTGGCTGCTGGGCGACGGCGGCGGCAAGTTCGACGATCCCGGCATCGGCGACCTCGGGACCACCCACTTCGCGTGGGGCGGCGTCAGCGAGGACTTCGACAACGACGGCGACCCCGACCTGGTCTTCCAGGGCGGCCTGGACCTGTCGTTGTTCGTGGAGCTCTCCAACCCCGGGACCTACCTCGTCAACGAGGGCTGCACCGCCGACTTCGCCCTCCAGCAGGGGGCCTTCGACGTCAACCACCAGGCCCGAGAGGTGACCGGCACCGCCGCCGGGGACCTCGACGGCGACGGCTTCGTCGATGTCGTGACCGTGGCCAACTACGTGGTGCCCGACGAGTACCCCGTGTTCCCGCTGATGACGGAGTACGGCCTGGACACCGACGGCACCGGCTTCTTCACCTCTCGCTTCACCCCGACGGAGGAGGGGACGTTCGTCTACAACGGCGTGGAGTTCGCACCGGGCACGCTGACGGTGGAGATCAACTCCGGCAACGGCAACGCCGGCTTGTCGGTCGACGCGGTCGGGTCGGCCGGGATCACCGCCGGGGCCAGGACCTCCAGCACGGGGATCGGCGCGATCGTCACCGTCATCGGCGCCGACGGGACCACGTTCACCAAGCCGGTGATGGGCGGGACGGGGTACCTGTCGTCGGACTCCCCGACGATCCACGCGGGCCTCGGCAACGGCTCGACGGCGACGGTGGAGATCCTGTGGCCCGGCGGTACCCGCAACCGGTACTACGACGTGGCGGCCGGGTCGTTCGTCGCCCCCGAGATCCCCTGCAGCTACGACAACACCGAGAAGTCGGTCACGGAGTACACGTCCTGTGTCTCCGGAGCGCTGGCAGACCTGGCCGACGCCGGTGTGATCGACGACGCCACCTCCGATCGGCTGCTGGAGGACGCCCTGCGCGCCCGCGAGGAGGGGTGA
- a CDS encoding DUF6049 family protein codes for MITRTRWPAVTAVIALIAFVLLDIALVGSARQAHAQDDEVVDADMALASIEAVLSGEEDDVVEAVLEIDSGPQARSDLRLVTTVHTRVDDPAEMDAALLGDTRGVYSSVSTQLDDLASGELRLQAIQVGAEELDLDDPGLAGVYPLEFRLFQRGDAVASITTAVVVVPEDPPDPLPASMVVSVAAEDTVPLTGDVLTSDMAALLAPDSALVALARDLDGTDADGSAAGLTLALDGRTLSDLSTIADGYALPDGQLRDPGDRRARRAATILDRLAGLLQRPDVSSLSLPYGPADVVALVRGGEADEAIRLFDTGRQAVRQLTGRPPLDDIVVPPDGLDADTVAALGPSADAFLLEERYLALAGADMPQPVRRLRTADGGEVRILVADESLSSVLGDPRDEGVAATMQRLTAATALRWLGAEGADEAAVLLQVDGLGALPSGMLTAATDTIAALPWLRPMSLGTLADVVEPSDRVVRLAYPPSSRAAELDAEYIEALGAARSALVPIRALLPDSDDMATTFGRSLLAAAALPYRSLDERAAGLSRIEDTIGALDGLAGAVSVVEAPPVTLTSTTGEIPISLVNSADQALDVRVRVGSTGFEFDEPITQLTLPPNATQTLTFRATALNPGGLSGVGVAVEDPTGRVLLVSSTIAVRSTAFPVVALVATIGAALFLAVWGLRQTRRRRVPGAGSADERVDGQADDQDGHGGLREVGG; via the coding sequence ATGATCACGCGCACGCGATGGCCTGCCGTGACGGCGGTCATCGCCCTCATCGCGTTCGTGCTGCTGGACATCGCGCTGGTCGGCAGCGCTCGGCAGGCGCACGCGCAGGACGACGAGGTCGTCGACGCCGACATGGCGCTGGCGTCGATCGAGGCAGTCCTCTCCGGCGAGGAGGACGACGTCGTCGAGGCGGTCCTGGAGATCGACAGCGGTCCGCAGGCCAGGTCGGACCTGCGGCTGGTGACCACGGTGCACACGCGGGTCGACGACCCGGCCGAGATGGACGCCGCGTTGCTGGGCGACACCAGGGGCGTCTACTCCTCGGTGTCCACCCAGCTGGACGACCTGGCCTCGGGCGAGCTGCGCCTCCAGGCGATCCAGGTCGGCGCCGAGGAGCTCGACCTCGACGATCCGGGGCTCGCTGGTGTGTACCCGCTGGAGTTCCGCCTCTTCCAGCGTGGTGACGCGGTCGCGTCGATCACCACGGCCGTCGTGGTGGTGCCGGAGGACCCGCCCGACCCGCTGCCCGCGTCGATGGTCGTCAGCGTCGCCGCAGAGGACACCGTGCCGCTCACCGGCGACGTCCTCACCAGCGACATGGCGGCGTTGCTGGCCCCCGACAGCGCCTTGGTCGCCCTCGCCCGTGACCTCGACGGCACCGACGCCGACGGCTCCGCAGCAGGGCTCACCCTCGCCCTGGACGGTCGCACCCTCAGCGACCTGTCGACCATCGCCGACGGCTATGCGCTGCCCGACGGCCAGCTCCGGGACCCCGGTGACCGTCGGGCCAGGCGCGCCGCCACCATCCTCGATCGGCTGGCCGGGCTGCTCCAGCGTCCCGACGTGTCGTCGCTGTCGTTGCCCTACGGACCCGCCGATGTCGTGGCCCTCGTCCGTGGTGGGGAAGCCGACGAAGCCATCCGGCTGTTCGACACGGGCCGACAGGCCGTCCGACAGCTGACTGGACGCCCACCGCTGGACGACATCGTCGTCCCACCCGACGGCCTGGACGCCGACACGGTTGCCGCCCTCGGCCCGTCCGCCGATGCGTTCCTGCTGGAGGAGCGGTACCTCGCCCTGGCGGGTGCAGACATGCCACAGCCGGTCAGGCGCCTGCGGACCGCCGACGGTGGGGAGGTGCGGATCCTCGTCGCCGACGAGTCGCTGTCCAGCGTCCTGGGCGATCCCCGGGACGAGGGTGTCGCCGCCACCATGCAACGGCTGACCGCGGCCACCGCCCTGCGATGGCTCGGTGCCGAGGGGGCCGACGAAGCGGCCGTCCTGCTGCAGGTGGACGGCTTGGGCGCGCTCCCCTCCGGCATGTTGACCGCAGCCACCGACACCATCGCTGCGCTGCCGTGGTTGCGGCCGATGTCGCTCGGCACCCTCGCCGACGTCGTCGAACCGTCCGACCGGGTCGTCCGCCTGGCCTATCCGCCCAGCTCACGGGCGGCGGAGCTGGACGCGGAGTACATCGAGGCGCTCGGTGCCGCCCGCAGCGCCCTGGTGCCCATCCGCGCGCTGCTGCCCGACAGCGACGACATGGCCACCACGTTCGGGCGGTCGTTGCTGGCCGCGGCCGCGCTGCCGTACCGCTCGCTGGACGAACGCGCCGCAGGCCTGTCGCGCATCGAGGACACCATCGGGGCGCTGGACGGCCTGGCGGGCGCGGTCAGCGTGGTCGAGGCCCCGCCGGTCACCCTCACCTCCACCACGGGTGAGATCCCGATCAGCCTCGTCAACAGCGCCGATCAAGCCCTCGACGTGCGGGTCCGCGTCGGCTCGACCGGGTTCGAGTTCGACGAGCCGATCACGCAGCTGACCCTGCCGCCCAACGCCACCCAGACGCTGACGTTCCGTGCCACCGCGCTGAACCCCGGTGGCCTGTCGGGTGTCGGCGTCGCCGTCGAGGACCCGACCGGGCGTGTGCTGCTGGTCAGCTCCACCATCGCGGTGCGGTCCACCGCCTTCCCCGTCGTGGCGTTGGTGGCCACGATCGGCGCGGCCCTCTTCCTGGCCGTTTGGGGCCTGCGGCAGACCCGTCGTCGCCGGGTCCCCGGTGCAGGATCCGCCGACGAACGGGTCGACGGGCAGGCCGACGACCAGGATGGACACGGCGGGCTGCGCGAGGTCGGCGGGTGA
- a CDS encoding acetyl-CoA C-acyltransferase encodes MFPLSTSGQRIAVVDGIRTPFTKQGGALRSMTTLDLSVAVVGELAKRLELSPEVIGSLVLGSAMNNPAVPYLARETAIALGWDNVNAYSAETACATSARTVANAAYELLSGEAEIAIAGGAESMSNLQQLASRKAGAASAMLARKPEQGFEMLMNLTMGDLVPPAPVVAEPYSGLTLGEHAEEIVEEWGVTREWADEIAVRSHLNAARAIDEGRLPAETMAVQTPDGTVKEDAIVRADTSMEAVAKLRPVFKSAEDGGTVTAANASPLTDGASAVVLATERACETHGLTPKAWIRSWAFTSHAPKKGVLLGPTYATPLALERAGLTMADIGLFDMHEAFAGQVAANLAAMDSDEWAQQEMGRESAMGRPSDDILNVNGGSVAIGHPFGATGTRIIIQLMNEMQRRDVRYGALAICAGGTRGASMVLERV; translated from the coding sequence ATGTTTCCGCTCAGCACCAGTGGTCAGCGCATCGCCGTCGTCGACGGCATCCGTACCCCGTTCACCAAGCAGGGGGGCGCGCTCCGGTCGATGACGACGCTCGACCTGTCCGTCGCCGTCGTGGGGGAGCTGGCCAAGCGCCTCGAGCTGTCCCCGGAGGTCATCGGTTCGCTGGTCCTGGGCAGCGCCATGAACAACCCGGCGGTGCCGTACCTGGCCCGTGAGACCGCGATCGCGCTGGGCTGGGACAACGTGAACGCCTACAGCGCCGAGACCGCCTGCGCGACCTCGGCGCGGACGGTGGCCAACGCCGCGTACGAGCTGCTGTCGGGCGAGGCGGAGATCGCCATCGCCGGTGGTGCGGAGTCCATGTCGAACCTGCAGCAGCTGGCGTCGCGCAAGGCCGGGGCCGCGTCGGCCATGCTGGCCCGCAAGCCCGAGCAGGGCTTCGAGATGCTGATGAACCTGACCATGGGTGACCTGGTCCCACCGGCACCCGTCGTGGCCGAGCCGTACTCCGGCCTGACCCTGGGCGAGCACGCCGAGGAGATCGTGGAGGAGTGGGGCGTCACCCGGGAGTGGGCCGACGAGATCGCCGTGCGCTCCCACCTCAACGCAGCCCGCGCCATCGACGAGGGTCGGCTGCCGGCCGAGACGATGGCGGTGCAGACCCCCGACGGGACGGTCAAGGAGGACGCCATCGTCCGGGCCGACACCTCCATGGAGGCCGTCGCCAAGCTGCGTCCGGTCTTCAAGTCCGCCGAGGACGGTGGCACGGTGACGGCGGCCAACGCCTCGCCCCTGACCGACGGTGCCTCGGCGGTGGTCCTCGCGACCGAACGGGCCTGCGAAACCCACGGCCTGACCCCGAAGGCGTGGATCCGTTCCTGGGCGTTCACGAGCCACGCGCCGAAGAAGGGTGTGCTGCTCGGCCCGACCTACGCCACCCCGCTCGCCCTGGAGCGCGCAGGGCTGACGATGGCCGACATCGGCCTGTTCGACATGCACGAGGCCTTCGCCGGCCAGGTCGCGGCCAACCTCGCCGCCATGGACTCCGACGAGTGGGCCCAGCAGGAGATGGGCCGTGAGTCGGCGATGGGCCGCCCGTCCGACGACATCCTCAACGTCAACGGCGGCTCGGTCGCGATCGGCCACCCCTTCGGCGCCACCGGCACCCGCATCATCATCCAGCTGATGAACGAGATGCAGCGCCGCGACGTCCGCTACGGCGCCCTCGCCATCTGCGCGGGCGGCACCCGCGGCGCCAGCATGGTGCTTGAGCGGGTCTGA
- a CDS encoding CCA tRNA nucleotidyltransferase: MSPTRSDDATRDAQIQALGALIDVPRAEELGARFVAAGHELYLVGGSVRDAVLQESDKPDLDFATSALPEETEQVLKGWADAVWLTGARFGTVSAQKGEDTIEITTFRSDTYEEGSRHPEVRFGDDIVTDLSRRDFTVNAMAVRMPDHTVFDPFGGWEDLRDRVLRTPIDPHTSFSDDPLRMIRMARFASSLGFRPDDAAVRAATELADQLRTVSAERIQIELDKLLMGRHFAVGMDLLVDTGLADIFLPEVPALRMERDPVHHHKDVYAHTLAVVEGCDREDVVLRLAALLHDIGKPATREFHKGGMVSFHHHDVVGARMAKARLRELKYPREVIRDVAHLVRLHLRFHGYADDEWTDSAVRRYVNDAGSPAQLRRLNALTRADVTTRDKRKKRRFAAAMTDLEDRIDRLKEEEELNAVRPALDGHQMMAYLGIAPGPLVGKVWAFMKDKALELGPIDPDTGYELLDEWAEANDIVPAGEIVPPKPKKDDESDK; encoded by the coding sequence ATGAGCCCCACCCGCTCCGACGACGCAACCCGCGATGCCCAGATCCAGGCCCTCGGTGCCCTGATCGACGTGCCCCGAGCCGAGGAGCTGGGGGCCAGGTTCGTCGCGGCCGGCCACGAGCTGTACCTCGTCGGCGGCAGCGTACGGGATGCGGTCCTCCAGGAGAGTGACAAGCCCGACCTGGACTTCGCGACCTCCGCGCTGCCCGAGGAGACCGAGCAGGTCCTGAAGGGGTGGGCCGACGCCGTGTGGCTGACCGGCGCACGGTTCGGGACGGTGTCCGCCCAGAAGGGCGAGGACACCATCGAGATCACCACGTTCCGGTCCGACACCTACGAGGAGGGGTCGCGCCACCCCGAGGTCCGGTTCGGCGACGACATCGTGACCGACCTGTCCCGGCGCGACTTCACCGTCAACGCGATGGCCGTGCGGATGCCCGACCACACGGTCTTCGACCCGTTCGGCGGGTGGGAGGACCTGCGCGATCGGGTCCTGCGGACGCCCATCGACCCCCACACGAGCTTCAGCGACGACCCGTTGCGCATGATCCGCATGGCCCGGTTCGCCTCCTCGCTGGGGTTCCGACCGGACGATGCGGCGGTACGCGCAGCCACGGAGCTTGCCGACCAGCTGCGGACCGTGTCGGCGGAGCGGATCCAGATCGAGCTCGACAAGCTGCTGATGGGTCGCCACTTCGCGGTGGGCATGGACCTGCTGGTCGACACGGGGCTGGCCGACATCTTCCTGCCCGAGGTCCCGGCCCTGCGGATGGAGCGCGACCCCGTCCACCACCACAAGGACGTCTACGCCCACACGCTCGCCGTGGTGGAGGGGTGCGACCGCGAGGATGTGGTCCTGCGCCTGGCCGCGCTCCTGCACGACATCGGCAAGCCGGCGACGCGCGAGTTCCACAAGGGTGGGATGGTCAGCTTCCACCACCACGACGTGGTCGGCGCACGGATGGCCAAGGCGCGCCTCCGTGAGCTCAAGTACCCCCGCGAGGTCATCCGGGATGTGGCGCACCTCGTGCGCCTTCACCTGCGGTTTCACGGCTATGCGGACGATGAGTGGACGGACTCGGCCGTCCGGAGGTACGTCAACGACGCAGGCTCTCCGGCCCAGCTGCGGCGTCTCAACGCGTTGACGCGGGCAGACGTCACGACGCGGGACAAGCGCAAGAAGCGCCGGTTCGCCGCGGCGATGACCGATCTGGAGGACCGCATCGACCGCCTGAAGGAGGAAGAGGAGCTGAACGCCGTGCGTCCGGCCCTCGACGGCCACCAGATGATGGCCTACCTCGGCATCGCCCCCGGCCCACTGGTCGGGAAGGTGTGGGCGTTCATGAAGGACAAGGCGCTGGAGCTCGGTCCGATCGACCCCGACACCGGCTACGAGCTGCTCGACGAGTGGGCCGAGGCCAACGACATCGTCCCGGCGGGCGAAATCGTCCCCCCGAAGCCCAAGAAGGACGACGAGTCCGACAAGTAG
- a CDS encoding alpha/beta hydrolase: protein MADLEHGEGVRTRQVAGLEVLSAGEPSERPPVLLVHGAWHGAWCWARHVMPYLADAGWEVHALSLRGHGGSPADSLNRLRLRDYADDVATVAADLGRVVLVGHSMGGAVVQRLLCRRDRPPVAGAALLASVPPRGVIRVTTQVAREEPGVFAMTNLTADLGRLVATREQVRNLFLSADADHEVVDWLHERVQQESYLAFLDMLTPHRPRRRPSLPVLVLGAADDRIFTVPEVEATAAAWGTTAHIVPELAHDVMLDSRWREAAEALEQWLPRSTAPSNGR from the coding sequence ATGGCCGATCTCGAGCACGGTGAGGGCGTCAGGACACGGCAGGTTGCAGGGCTGGAGGTGCTCTCGGCGGGGGAGCCCTCCGAACGGCCACCGGTCCTGCTGGTCCACGGTGCGTGGCACGGGGCGTGGTGCTGGGCCAGGCACGTCATGCCGTACCTGGCCGATGCGGGTTGGGAGGTCCATGCCCTGAGCCTGCGTGGCCACGGCGGTTCGCCCGCGGACTCCTTGAACCGGCTGCGGCTGCGTGACTACGCCGATGACGTGGCGACGGTTGCCGCGGACCTCGGCCGCGTGGTCCTCGTCGGCCACTCCATGGGGGGAGCGGTGGTCCAGCGGCTGCTGTGCCGTCGGGACCGTCCACCGGTTGCTGGCGCCGCCCTGCTGGCATCGGTCCCGCCGAGGGGCGTCATCCGCGTCACGACCCAGGTGGCTCGCGAGGAACCCGGGGTGTTCGCGATGACCAACCTGACCGCCGATCTCGGCCGCTTGGTGGCCACCCGCGAGCAGGTCCGCAACCTCTTCCTCTCCGCAGACGCCGACCACGAGGTGGTCGACTGGTTGCACGAACGGGTGCAGCAGGAGTCCTACCTCGCCTTCCTCGACATGTTGACGCCTCACCGCCCCCGCCGGCGCCCGTCCCTGCCGGTACTGGTGCTGGGTGCAGCTGACGACCGCATCTTCACGGTGCCCGAGGTCGAGGCGACCGCCGCCGCGTGGGGGACCACGGCCCACATCGTCCCCGAGCTCGCCCACGACGTGATGCTCGACTCCCGCTGGCGGGAGGCTGCTGAGGCGCTCGAGCAGTGGCTCCCACGTTCGACGGCACCCTCGAACGGTCGCTGA
- a CDS encoding NUDIX hydrolase has product MARYPTKHATSAGGLVYQDRTDGRWVVLIAHRNAAGMLQWTLPKGGLEDGETLEQAAIREVREETGLDAVIEDKLGVVDYWFVWRPDKVRYHKYVHYYLMGLRGGHFDRRDEEAEDVTWLPIEDALHQLAHPNEAKLVRMALDDHDPPHRMSSTDVPADVEHGQP; this is encoded by the coding sequence ATGGCCAGATACCCGACCAAGCACGCGACGTCGGCCGGTGGCCTGGTGTATCAGGACCGGACCGATGGACGTTGGGTTGTCCTGATCGCGCACCGCAACGCCGCAGGGATGCTGCAGTGGACGCTGCCCAAGGGTGGCCTCGAGGACGGCGAGACGCTCGAGCAGGCCGCCATCCGCGAGGTCCGCGAGGAGACCGGGCTGGACGCCGTCATCGAGGACAAGCTCGGCGTCGTCGACTACTGGTTCGTGTGGCGGCCCGACAAGGTTCGCTACCACAAGTACGTGCACTACTACCTGATGGGCCTGCGGGGCGGACACTTCGACCGTCGTGACGAGGAGGCCGAGGACGTGACCTGGTTGCCCATCGAGGACGCCCTCCACCAGCTTGCGCACCCCAACGAGGCCAAGCTGGTCCGCATGGCGCTCGACGACCACGACCCCCCACACCGCATGTCCAGCACGGACGTGCCGGCCGACGTCGAGCACGGCCAGCCATGA